The segment tgggctccggaaccagcctcctcgagaggggttggactctcttccactctggagttgcccgcggtgagaggcgtaaagcaggtgtaggcatacttattgccccccggctgtgcgcctgtacattggggttcaccccggtagacgagagggtagcctccctccgccttagggtggggggacgggtcctgactgttgtttgtgcttatgcaccgaacggcagttcagagtacccaccctttttggagtccctggaggaggcactagagagtgctcctccgggagactccctcgtcctgctgggggacttcaatgctcacgtgggcaatgacagtgagacctggaggggcgtgattgggaggaacggcccccccgatctgaatcagagtggtgttttgttgttggacttctgtgctcgtcacggattgtccataacgaacaccatgttcaggcataagggtgtccatatgtgcacttggcaccaggacaccctaggccgcagctcgatgatcgactttgtagtcgtatcatcggacttgcggccgtatgtcctggacactcgggtgaagagaggggcggagctgtcaactgatcaccacctggtggtgagttggctccgctggtgggggaggaagccggtcagacctggcaggcccaaacgtattgtgagggtctgctgggaacggctggcggaatcccctgtaaggaggagtttcaactcccacctccggcagagcttcaaccatgtcccgggggaggtgggggacattgagcccgaatgggccatgttccgtgcctccattgttgaggcggccgaccggagctgtggccgcaaggtggtcggtgcctgtcgtggcggcaatccccgaacccgctggtggaccccagtggtgagggaggccgtcaagctgaagaaggagtcctatcgggcctttttggccagtgggactctggaagcagctgatgggtaccgacaggccaagcggaacgcagcctcggcggttgctgaggcaaaaactcgggcttgggaggagttcggggaggccatggagaacgatttccggatggcctcgaggagattctggtccaccatccggcggctcaggggggggaagcggtgcaccgtcaacaccgtgtatggtgagggcggggctctgctgacttcaactagggacgtcgtgagtcggtggggggagtacttcgagggcctcctcaatcctaccgacacgccttccgatgaggaagcagagttggggagctcggacgtgggacctcccatttctggggctgaggttgccgaggtggtcaaaaaactcctcggtggcaaggccccgggggtggatgaggtccgtcctgagttcctcaaggctctggatgttgtggggctgtcttggttgacacgcctctgcagcatcgcgtggacatcgggggcagtgcctctggactggcagatcggggtggtggtccccctctttaaaaagggggaccggagggtgtgttccaactatagggggatcacactcctcagcctccctggtaaggtcttttcgggggtactggagaggaggatccgccggatagtcgaatctcggattcaggaggtgcagtgtggttttcgtcctggccgtggaacagtagaccagctcttcaccctccgcaggatcctggagggagcatgggagttcgcccaacctgtctacatgtgttttgtggacttggagaaggcgttcgaccgtgtccctcggggactcttgtggggggtgctccgggagtatggagtgccggactccttgatatgggctgttcggtccctgtatgaccggtgtcagagtctggtccgcattgccggcagtaagtcggacatgtttcctgtgagggttggactccgtcagggctgccctttgtcaccgattctgttcataatttttatggacagaatttctaggcgcagccagggcgtcgagggggtccggtttggcgacctcagaatcgggtctctgctttttgcggacgatttggttctgttggcgtcgtcaggccgtgaccttcagctctcactggagcggttcgcagccgcgtgtgaagcggctgggatgaccctcagcacctccaaatctgagaccatggtcttcggccggaaaagggtggaatgctctcttcgggtcgggaatgagatccttccccaagtggaggagttcaagtatctcggggtcttgttcacgagtgagggacgaacggaacaggagattgacagacggattggtgcggcgtctgcagtgatgcgggctctgcaccggcccgtcgtggtgaagaaggagctgagccagaaggcgaagctctcgatttaccggtcaatctatgttcctaccctcacctatggtcacgagctgtgggtagtgaccgaaagaacgagatcgcgaatacaagcggccgaaatgagtttcctccgcagggtgtctgggctctcccttagagatagggtgagaagctcggtcatccgggaggggctcggagtagaaccgctgctcctccgcatcgagaggagtcagatgaggtggctcgggcatctggtgagaatgcctcctggacgcctccccggtgaggtgttccgggcccgtcccactgggaggagaccccggggaagacccaggacacgttggagagactatgtctctcggctggcctgggaacgcctcggggtccccccagaagagctggaggaagtggccggggacagggacgtctgggtctctttgctcaagctgctgcccccgcgacccgatccccggaccagcggaagataatggatggatggatggataatataatataatataatataatataatataatataatataatatagaaTAGCTCCTTCTTACCATTCTGTGATGGAGGATATCTACGAGGATTGAGGAGGGTGTCGAAGCAGTGAAGTAGATCCAAGCAGTCTTCGGGGAATCTGTCTTGTAAGGCATCTATCAGATGTTGAACAAACCGTTCTCTGACTTTTCTGAAAGCTTGGATTGAGCGGTCGCTTGCGTTGGTCACTTTTATATCCATGTACTTGCCGTCTTCATAGCCTGCCAGGAAATTTTCCTCTTCTGGACCCGGGGCATCTCGGAACTGTGTGAATGCCGCGACAGATGCTTGCACTACTGGTCGGATACTGGAGAGATTGACGTCATCTTTCTGAAACACTAAATTCAGCTTGGTTATCACAGGTAGCATATCGGCCAATGCGTGAGTCAGGGCTATGAAGCTGTAGCTCTGGATTTGACCTAGCAGTCCTTGCGCTTTTGCATTTCCTCTCAAGGCCTCTTCAGTTAGCTCCATGACCACAGCTGGCCAGTTGTGTTTCATGGCCTTCACCGCCCTGTGTAGGGATAGCCAGCGCACTGCGAAAGGCTGCTTGAGGCTGACCATGTCCTCGTCGTGGAGTTCAGCTGTAAGTTGGCGCAGCCGGTTTGTTCTTGTTGCTGAGTGCTTGTAGAAGGAGTACACTGATGAGATTGTGTTTTTGTAAGATGTGATGTTGTTGACGGACTTTTCTGCGTCCAGGTCAGCAAGAGCCGCTCTGTGGGCCACGCAGTGCACTTGTATGGAGAAGGGATTCGCCTGCTTAAGCAAAGCACCAACCCTACCATGCCTCCCCATCATTACGCTTGCACCATCTGAACCCAGGCCAATGACACGAGACAGTTCAACATCCATTTCCCGAAGCACAGCGACTAGGCGATCATAAATGCATCTTGCGGTCCCGCAGTCCACATCGTAATTTCCAAGAAAGCACGTCTCCACCTTTCCTTCCATTTCAAGCTTTAGATAAACGATCAACTTTTTGTTAACTGTGATGTTTACTGTTTCGTCGATGATGAGTCCAACAAAGTcactcctttttattttttcctgtatCTGATTCATCACCACATCTTCTAATGCCTTCTCCATGTCATCAACAGAGTCACTGTGGTGATAAATACCATCGGTAGTGACGAAGTCTGGAGCCTCGAGAGCTCGCAGAAGCTCTGTCTGCGCAACAAACTGGTTTGAAGGAATGACATGTTTGGCCATATGGAAGACAATTTTGAGCTGCGATGACAACTTTTTCTTTGAACTTTCCGTGGCCTTCTCGCAGTGGCTTTTCATGACAACCTGCTGTGGCTTTAAATGGAGCGCGGAGACATGGTCATTGCTTTGGCTGTGTTCAATTAGAGCGGACATTCTCATATTAGTCGATCCTTTTGTAAAACCATTGCGTCGTCCGGCCATTTCGCAATGCGAACagaacattatttatttaccgCTAACAACCTCACACCTCAGCCATGTGAACTTTTCACCCCAATCGGAACGAAACACCCGAGACTTTTGCCTTTTCTCTGGAGGCGGAGGCGGCACATCTGGCACAGGTACAGACCGGtcatcatcagcagcagcagcaggacctCTCTTGTGAGTCGCATCTGGAGTCGTCACATCTTtcagaaaaaaacttttaaggCTACTCTGCCTGGGACCGGCCATATTTTAACAATAGCCGACGTAACCTATTTGTTTGTTAGCAGAAGACGAAGCTGCATTCAATAAACAAAGGGGTGTTTTTACACTTTTCGCGGTAGAATCTTTGCTGCACGCGCAAACGCTCGGCCAATCACACGCCATACACCTTTCGATGTGTTTGTATTAGggtaaattattttattctaatagGCTACTGTGTTACTACATTAGACTTAGCCTAAATGGTAGTATTATTCTGAAAATCAAATTGAGTTAGATAGAGGGATTATTAGTAGGACATTATTAAAAATTCGCGGGTTTTGTGCCGCgctggtgtgtgtgtctctAAGCAACTGTGAGTGACAGCACCGCGCGCAGGGAGCCAGGCAGACTCACAGAGGAGCGCAGCCGGGGAGGCGGGGctttgtgtggatgtgtgtgggaCAGACAAGTTTGAAAATACGGaacaaatgcaacattttgttgCCAAATAAGGGACGATTCCGTATTTCAAGGGACGGGTGGCAACCCTATTTAGTCAATTTCAAACGGACACTTTGACCGGTGAGATTTCATCTTCTCGgacatttatttcttttttccgGCCAATGTCCGGTAATTACCGGACAACGGAATGTCAGCTACACATGTCACTTGTCtcctacagattacactacaactcTTGCTTTgaaagaaataaatttttgtAGTACCAAGGAGGTAATGGGAGTGGTTGACCTGAAGTTCATGATACTACACTGTATTAGTTATTGAATATAATTCCTTACAAAAATTCCCCCAAACTATGGAAAATGAATTATTTGCAAACCAGGTGTTTGCAAAcctcctcttgcgtttgctgcttatgggAGGACAACGTGCCAAAGAACATATTTTTGCAGGCcaccacttcagaaagtagcacctccatctcgctttccgtaaagttcttctttttaccatcttattcattattttttctttattttctgatcgtacacagaggggaatcgcaggtgcagggctcatttaaatatgatttgcaaatttaagtaggggcgtggacagggaggagtcgggtgctcaattccacgttgatttggatgtacaaacgaaatgtgcatGGATTGAttcgtgcgcacagattcatacatccgacgttggagggcatttgagtttgagcgtacgccatgtttcagtaggaaatccacgcaagtctttgtacatgaggcccctggagtTTCATGCCTCAGATCGGTCCACTTTAGATCACGAcctattattaaaatcatgtAATTATAACCTTACATTTGatgtggaaaacacattttgacttAACCAATTAAGATGTTTTCAATGGCAAAATATGCAGGTTTATTTCATATTACTTTGGGCCTTTCAACTGTGGGCTTTGTGTATTAATATCTTacttttaatgataaaaaataaaacgggTTTGGGCATAGAAACACGCGTGACCTCCTGTTCCTTCCATACTGACAGAAGCAGTCCCATTGCTACTGGCTGCTGGATCTGCTTCTGacacttaatcacattttaaaaatggtcaTAATTCTCAGCACAAATCTCCCCTTTTTAGAAAGCCTTCTGATCAATTCAGCTCAGTTTCATTAATGTAGTAATGCCGAATCATCtagcatctcagggcactttccATAGAGCAGGTCTACACCATACTTTTCATTGTATTCATTTTAATAATATTCACTTAATGAGTAATCCTACCTGCCCACTCTGGTCTTGTGGGCACACAAATTGACTTGATAATTAATTAACATGAACGGTGGTTTGCAGGCAGAGTTCAACATATTGCCAACATATTGCCATATATGCCCTCGTTTTGATGAAAAAGTTGCCAGTTTTTGCATATTTAGCTGCGTCTGTTTTCAGGGCTTTCCTCTTTTTAATTCCAGCCTTTTCCGCGCCATCCTTGCTCTTTCTACTTTCCATCTTTCAAACACCACTGACCGAGTACGCTGACGTTTAACGTCAGGGTGCGTCTGCAAAAACACGAGAGCTGTCAGTGAAGGCGGTCTAGGGACAGCGCGAGCAGCGTACATAATCAACCCACTGCCATGACTGAACACTGGcccaaaaaagaagagagaacacCGGCCCTTATGGTCCCAACATCAGACCGGCCCACCGGGAATTGTCCTGGTCCTCCCGATTCGCCACTCTGGGCCTGGTGCCAGTTACAGTAATAAAGATTAATCTAATAGAAACCAGGGCTTACAGGTGGCTGGGAGTGTAAAGTGGGTCATTGCTGAGGATTGCAAACATGAATGTTGGGaaaggaat is part of the Odontesthes bonariensis isolate fOdoBon6 chromosome 24, fOdoBon6.hap1, whole genome shotgun sequence genome and harbors:
- the LOC142375684 gene encoding zinc finger protein 862-like, giving the protein MKSHCEKATESSKKKLSSQLKIVFHMAKHVIPSNQFVAQTELLRALEAPDFVTTDGIYHHSDSVDDMEKALEDVVMNQIQEKIKRSDFVGLIIDETVNITVNKKLIVYLKLEMEGKVETCFLGNYDVDCGTARCIYDRLVAVLREMDVELSRVIGLGSDGASVMMGRHGRVGALLKQANPFSIQVHCVAHRAALADLDAEKSVNNITSYKNTISSVYSFYKHSATRTNRLRQLTAELHDEDMVSLKQPFAVRWLSLHRAVKAMKHNWPAVVMELTEEALRGNAKAQGLLGQIQSYSFIALTHALADMLPVITKLNLVFQKDDVNLSSIRPVVQASVAAFTQFRDAPGPEEENFLAGYEDGKYMDIKVTNASDRSIQAFRKVRERFVQHLIDALQDRFPEDCLDLLHCFDTLLNPRRYPPSQNALQEYAEPAIRTVVSHFTTVESADTTPLINTIALRRDALAVMTALRGYGGLQFATACEVLIRDFIEIYPEWAKLAKIACVIPVSSVPAERGFSLQNRIKTKQRSRLAEHKVTRLMRIASCGETLQTFNFLSAADNFNMAKKRKRCLGLEECWRETGAGVRSQEGSDERLEIFKWIERDCRGGIAGSLVARG